Proteins encoded by one window of Salmonirosea aquatica:
- a CDS encoding DMT family transporter, whose protein sequence is MSNTATSELPPVSQKGILFMLAAVVCFGTVGAMAKWLGRDFDTVELVFFRNLVGVVFVLVSLLNRPLQQTGGRPFLLIFRGVIGTLSLYLFFYAVQTLGLGAATTYQYSYPIFLAVLSWLFVGETLSRREWLAVFVGFAGILFVFRPDLTAPLGHHAIGLSNALFTAIAYLSIRQLSTYYDTRAIILSFMLSGILMPIVSMLAGEYLAIDGYEFLIGHFVWPVTLTHWLGFLGLGIIAMLGQYFLTVAFTFDKAGRVASVGYSNIIFAGLLGLWLGDPFPGMLTLIGMALIIGGGVLVSWRA, encoded by the coding sequence TTGAGCAATACCGCCACTTCCGAACTACCTCCCGTTTCCCAAAAGGGTATCCTCTTCATGCTGGCCGCCGTGGTATGTTTCGGTACCGTAGGTGCCATGGCTAAGTGGCTCGGCCGCGACTTCGACACCGTGGAGCTGGTGTTTTTTCGCAATCTGGTAGGGGTCGTTTTTGTGCTGGTCAGTCTGCTCAACCGACCCTTGCAGCAGACGGGAGGGCGCCCCTTCCTGCTCATTTTCCGGGGCGTGATCGGTACCCTGTCGCTCTACCTGTTCTTCTACGCCGTTCAGACTCTCGGGCTGGGCGCGGCCACTACGTACCAGTACAGCTACCCCATTTTTCTGGCCGTGCTTTCCTGGCTATTTGTAGGCGAAACGCTCAGTAGGCGCGAATGGCTGGCGGTGTTCGTGGGTTTTGCGGGTATACTGTTTGTCTTCCGCCCCGATCTCACTGCCCCACTTGGTCATCACGCCATCGGCCTCAGCAACGCGCTGTTTACGGCCATTGCCTACCTGTCCATCCGGCAGTTGAGTACCTATTACGACACGCGGGCCATTATTCTGTCGTTCATGTTGTCGGGCATTCTGATGCCCATCGTTTCCATGCTGGCCGGTGAGTACCTGGCCATTGATGGCTACGAATTCCTGATCGGGCATTTCGTCTGGCCCGTGACCTTGACTCATTGGCTAGGATTTCTGGGGCTGGGCATTATCGCCATGCTGGGACAGTACTTCCTGACCGTGGCCTTCACGTTCGATAAAGCCGGCCGCGTGGCCTCGGTGGGGTACTCCAATATTATTTTTGCCGGTCTGCTGGGCCTGTGGCTCGGCGACCCGTTCCCCGGTATGCTCACGCTGATTGGCATGGCGCTGATTATTGGCGGCGGGGTACTGGTGTCGTGGCGTGCGTAG
- a CDS encoding serine hydrolase domain-containing protein yields MKKVPLFSALLVTTILVAPDLVAPARAQSYQPPVFTDAARLKKIEAALPTLDKLYHDYAEKNHFPGFTYGLVVDGKLVHTGSMGYTDVEKKTPATPQSLFRVASMSKSFTAMAILQLRDAGKLSLDDRADRYIPELKNAKLLTADSPPITLRHLLTHAAGFPEDNPWGDRQLDVSHEEFVKFLQNPLSFSNAPGVAYEYSNLGFALLGNIIEKVSGKTYQQYINENILTPLGMTHTKWEYAEVPAAQLAHGYRWREGTWTEVPLLHDGVYGAMGGLISSIEDYARYVTYHMAAWPVRDGADNGPLKRSSLREMHHPWNFSGMNPNFTYPGGRVCGTVSAYAYGLGWMRDCEGREYVSHSGGLPGFGSNWRFLPEYGIGVVCFANLTYAPTTPINLQVLDTLIIQAKLKPRQLPASAILKQRQQELSQLLPAWKDAESSGLFADNFFDDYSLDALKQETNSLFEKVGRIVKTHEIVPENQLRGTYLLEGEKGNLRIFFTLTPENQPLIQAFQIREEVR; encoded by the coding sequence GTGAAAAAAGTACCCCTCTTCTCAGCCTTGCTTGTGACCACGATCCTTGTAGCCCCCGACCTCGTTGCGCCCGCTCGTGCGCAGTCGTACCAACCGCCTGTTTTCACCGATGCGGCCCGCCTGAAAAAAATCGAGGCCGCCCTGCCCACCCTCGACAAACTCTACCACGACTACGCCGAAAAGAACCATTTTCCCGGCTTCACCTACGGGCTGGTGGTGGACGGAAAGCTCGTCCATACGGGTAGCATGGGATATACCGATGTGGAAAAAAAGACGCCCGCCACCCCCCAGTCGCTATTCAGGGTAGCATCCATGAGCAAGAGTTTCACGGCGATGGCGATTCTTCAACTGCGCGACGCAGGTAAACTCAGCCTCGACGACCGCGCCGACCGATACATCCCCGAGCTGAAAAACGCCAAACTACTCACGGCGGACTCGCCACCCATCACGCTACGCCACCTGCTTACCCACGCAGCCGGATTTCCGGAAGACAATCCTTGGGGCGACCGCCAGCTGGACGTCAGCCACGAGGAGTTTGTTAAATTCCTGCAAAATCCGCTTTCGTTTTCCAATGCGCCCGGCGTGGCTTACGAGTACAGCAACCTGGGCTTCGCGCTGCTGGGCAACATCATCGAAAAAGTATCAGGGAAAACCTACCAGCAGTACATCAACGAAAACATCCTGACGCCACTCGGCATGACGCACACGAAGTGGGAATACGCCGAGGTACCCGCCGCCCAACTCGCCCACGGCTACCGCTGGCGCGAAGGTACCTGGACAGAGGTACCCCTCCTTCACGATGGTGTTTACGGCGCGATGGGCGGTTTGATTTCTTCCATCGAGGATTATGCCAGGTACGTAACCTACCACATGGCGGCCTGGCCCGTGCGCGATGGAGCCGACAACGGTCCGCTGAAACGCAGCTCGCTGCGGGAGATGCACCATCCCTGGAATTTCAGCGGGATGAATCCCAATTTCACCTACCCCGGTGGCCGGGTCTGCGGCACTGTTTCGGCCTATGCCTACGGACTGGGCTGGATGCGTGATTGTGAAGGACGCGAATACGTAAGTCACAGCGGGGGTCTGCCGGGTTTTGGCAGCAACTGGCGGTTTCTGCCCGAGTACGGCATCGGCGTGGTGTGCTTCGCGAATCTTACCTACGCGCCTACCACGCCCATCAACCTGCAGGTACTCGATACACTCATCATACAGGCCAAACTCAAACCGCGGCAGCTCCCCGCTTCGGCTATTCTGAAACAGCGGCAGCAGGAATTGAGCCAACTCCTGCCCGCCTGGAAAGACGCCGAAAGCAGTGGGCTTTTCGCAGATAATTTCTTTGATGATTACTCCCTGGACGCTCTGAAACAGGAAACAAACAGCCTGTTTGAGAAAGTGGGTAGGATTGTAAAAACGCACGAAATCGTACCCGAAAATCAGCTACGGGGTACCTATCTGCTGGAAGGTGAAAAGGGAAACCTGAGAATATTCTTTACCCTGACCCCCGAAAACCAGCCCCTGATCCAGGCGTTCCAAATCAGGGAAGAGGTGCGGTAA
- a CDS encoding helix-turn-helix domain-containing protein encodes MPIVVNVDVMMARRKMSLTELAEKVDITMANLSILKTGKAKAIRFSTLEAICTALDCQPGDLLEYVSEPLDTEA; translated from the coding sequence ATGCCGATTGTAGTCAATGTAGATGTGATGATGGCGCGGCGTAAAATGTCCCTGACCGAACTGGCCGAGAAAGTGGACATCACCATGGCCAACCTGTCCATTCTGAAAACCGGCAAAGCCAAGGCCATCCGGTTTTCGACGCTGGAAGCAATATGCACGGCGCTGGATTGTCAGCCGGGCGACCTGCTCGAGTACGTTTCCGAACCCCTGGATACCGAGGCCTAG
- a CDS encoding DUF2975 domain-containing protein, translating to MKTEQILPLLRVGAWIVYVGAIVQSVMLPVSFVLSRLRGENDFQSHHFWSALGIVSLLWAISILHVQVWEKVKDILTEINLKNPFTMLTAHRLISTGYLLLSIWIVSFIGKNYIHFPQKSLTGTNEFVESFDFALTGFDADGVYLLNAGIVYIIGQIFKRGVELQQENELTI from the coding sequence ATGAAAACAGAACAAATCTTGCCACTTCTGCGCGTGGGTGCTTGGATCGTGTACGTCGGCGCCATTGTCCAATCGGTTATGCTTCCGGTCAGTTTTGTCCTGAGCCGCCTCAGAGGTGAAAACGATTTTCAATCCCATCATTTTTGGTCGGCTCTAGGAATTGTTTCGTTGCTGTGGGCTATCTCGATTCTCCACGTGCAGGTGTGGGAAAAAGTCAAGGACATCCTGACTGAAATTAACCTGAAAAATCCGTTTACAATGTTGACGGCTCATCGACTCATCAGTACAGGGTACCTGCTGCTGTCCATCTGGATCGTCAGCTTCATCGGAAAAAACTATATACATTTCCCGCAAAAGAGCCTGACAGGTACTAACGAGTTTGTAGAAAGCTTTGATTTCGCCCTGACTGGTTTTGATGCCGATGGCGTGTACCTGCTCAACGCGGGGATCGTCTACATCATCGGGCAGATTTTTAAGCGGGGAGTCGAATTACAGCAGGAAAACGAGTTAACGATCTAG
- a CDS encoding tetratricopeptide repeat protein yields MKFLVRLSCLLLIPAISWSQTLQYASATRSLDTNGARTLTLAERETIPFFGEQRKTSEQIDKEIRFLSDCDKMFTNREEASNFFAARAWEYVQEGQLDTAAYRFNLAYLLNEKNVDAYWGLGVVSYQKNQLEEAASILRRGVELAPNNVPLMVDLSTIELRNYTQTAKPEDLEESYRILKHAASLDSTYSLTFFNLATVEYYRADYPKAWEALHTGRRLNFPQVDFEFVNLLRTKLPDPEGFFK; encoded by the coding sequence ATGAAGTTTTTAGTTCGATTATCCTGCCTGTTGCTGATACCCGCCATCAGTTGGTCGCAAACGTTACAATATGCTAGTGCGACCCGCTCGCTGGATACCAACGGAGCACGTACCCTAACTCTCGCCGAACGCGAAACGATACCGTTTTTTGGCGAACAACGTAAGACCTCCGAGCAAATTGATAAGGAAATCCGGTTTTTGAGCGATTGCGACAAGATGTTCACCAACCGCGAGGAAGCGAGCAATTTCTTTGCTGCCCGCGCGTGGGAGTACGTCCAGGAAGGTCAACTTGATACCGCAGCCTACCGTTTCAACCTGGCCTATCTGCTCAATGAAAAAAACGTGGATGCCTACTGGGGACTCGGCGTCGTAAGCTACCAGAAGAACCAGCTGGAAGAAGCCGCCAGCATTTTGCGTCGGGGCGTGGAGTTGGCACCCAACAACGTGCCACTCATGGTGGATCTTTCGACCATAGAATTACGGAACTATACCCAAACGGCTAAACCGGAGGATTTGGAGGAATCCTACCGGATATTGAAGCACGCCGCTTCGCTGGACTCTACTTACTCGCTGACTTTCTTCAATCTGGCTACGGTCGAGTACTACCGCGCCGACTATCCCAAAGCCTGGGAAGCCCTGCATACCGGACGTAGGCTCAATTTTCCGCAGGTTGATTTCGAGTTTGTAAACCTCCTGCGCACCAAACTCCCCGATCCCGAAGGGTTTTTTAAGTAA
- a CDS encoding YncE family protein, producing the protein MRGQFLKVLGGLALVGFLNACREKDPTPEVYELGVIVKNAGNYFDNNGSISFLRREKTVAENDLFFKENGRSFKGSVQDYAEIGGHSLVLVDNSTAGLDNVEIINFGTWKSEATLGSPDIENPRSVVGISPTKAYVSCWGATGSYPDFFVNPGYVAVIDLNTFKVIKKIPTPSGAERMVKVGDDVYVGNANKSKDLLVIDATTDAVKGNVTIGNLPEPIALDANGKLWVKTDFSVVRLNPRTFAIEATLPVGSDPLRTPSNFAIAPDGQGFYFVYSYYDPTSNANKGETYYFSINDTKINTTKPFVNRIFSGLGVDPLQLLIYGAVTPSYKQAGYVVRYRTDGSLVDSIKVDIAPSGFMFK; encoded by the coding sequence ATGAGAGGACAGTTTCTTAAAGTGTTGGGCGGTTTGGCGCTGGTGGGGTTTCTTAATGCATGCCGTGAAAAAGACCCTACTCCCGAAGTGTACGAGCTGGGTGTCATTGTCAAGAACGCCGGCAACTACTTCGACAATAACGGTAGCATTTCCTTCTTACGTCGCGAAAAGACCGTAGCCGAAAACGACCTGTTTTTTAAGGAAAATGGGCGCTCGTTCAAGGGAAGTGTGCAGGATTACGCCGAGATAGGCGGGCATTCCCTCGTACTGGTAGATAACAGCACGGCCGGGCTGGACAATGTAGAGATTATCAATTTCGGTACCTGGAAATCGGAAGCAACCCTAGGTTCGCCCGACATCGAGAACCCCCGCTCGGTAGTGGGCATAAGCCCTACCAAGGCTTATGTATCGTGCTGGGGAGCTACGGGGTCCTATCCCGATTTCTTCGTAAATCCCGGCTATGTCGCGGTCATAGACCTGAATACTTTCAAAGTCATCAAGAAAATTCCCACGCCCAGTGGTGCCGAGCGCATGGTGAAAGTAGGCGATGATGTATACGTAGGCAATGCGAACAAGAGCAAAGACCTGCTGGTGATCGATGCTACCACTGATGCCGTGAAAGGTAATGTGACAATTGGCAACCTTCCCGAACCGATTGCCCTGGATGCCAACGGCAAATTGTGGGTGAAAACCGACTTTTCGGTCGTCAGGCTCAATCCCCGGACTTTCGCCATCGAGGCTACCTTGCCCGTAGGCAGTGATCCCCTCCGGACTCCCTCTAATTTTGCCATCGCGCCCGATGGTCAGGGGTTTTATTTTGTCTACTCCTACTACGATCCTACCTCCAATGCTAACAAAGGAGAAACGTATTATTTCAGCATCAACGATACCAAAATCAACACGACCAAACCTTTCGTGAATCGTATTTTTTCTGGCCTGGGCGTAGATCCGCTCCAGTTATTGATCTACGGAGCCGTAACCCCCTCCTACAAACAGGCGGGCTACGTAGTACGCTACCGCACCGATGGCTCGCTGGTCGATTCGATCAAGGTGGACATTGCGCCCTCGGGCTTTATGTTCAAATAG
- a CDS encoding RNA polymerase sigma factor — MDDSGTQERFITYLDGYKKLIVKVAGAYCSDPEDRKDLIQEISLQLWKAYPNYDARVALSTWTYRIALNVSISFLRKETSRKQREERYHRERDILEWHNPLLDERLEQLYRIIDQLKPLDKAIIILSLEGCKNTEIAEVMGLSPSNVSSRLHRIREQLKSFVTT; from the coding sequence TTGGATGATTCAGGAACACAGGAACGGTTCATTACCTACCTCGACGGGTATAAGAAACTCATCGTCAAAGTAGCGGGCGCCTACTGCTCTGACCCCGAAGACCGGAAGGATTTAATTCAGGAAATCAGTCTGCAGCTCTGGAAAGCCTACCCCAACTACGACGCCCGCGTCGCCCTTTCGACCTGGACGTACCGCATTGCGCTCAATGTTTCGATCTCGTTTCTGCGGAAAGAAACCTCCCGAAAGCAGCGCGAGGAGCGGTACCACCGGGAGCGGGATATTCTGGAATGGCATAACCCCCTGTTGGACGAAAGGCTCGAGCAACTTTACAGGATCATCGACCAGCTAAAACCTCTCGATAAAGCGATCATCATCCTAAGTCTGGAAGGATGCAAAAACACCGAAATCGCGGAGGTAATGGGTTTGTCGCCAAGTAATGTATCATCCAGGTTGCACCGGATCAGGGAGCAGCTAAAATCATTTGTCACAACTTAA
- a CDS encoding DEAD/DEAH box helicase, translating into METQPNLFEPFKLNRQLLNAIEDAGYTEPTPIQQQAIPLAMAGHDVLGIAQTGTGKTAAFVLPLLMKVKYAQGEHPRALILAPTRELVMQIAKAATELSSHTDIRIVALYGGIGPKSQIEAVRQGVDILVSTPQRFLDIYLKGEITLKQIQTMVLDEADKMLDMGFMPQIRRILEVIPRKRQNLLFSATFQEKVEKFSHEFLEFPMRVEVTPQATTAEMVTQSLYEVPNFLTKIHLLEWLLTKSEELNRVLIFTRSKENADNVYKFLLRKVVGEEDIRVIHANKGQNTRINAMEAFKEGSVRVLVATDVASRGIDVTEVSHVINFDVPLIYEDYVHRIGRTGRANHTGEAITFLTPPDEYHIKNIEGLIRQEIPRKRLPEGLDVVSTPFVENQDHLREIDQQRRHEDPTFQGAFHEKKKPPRTFSPPKRDARKKNPAKRRTRR; encoded by the coding sequence ATGGAAACCCAACCCAACTTATTCGAGCCGTTCAAACTCAACCGCCAGCTACTCAATGCCATCGAGGATGCGGGCTATACCGAACCTACCCCCATTCAGCAGCAGGCCATTCCACTGGCCATGGCGGGCCACGATGTACTAGGCATTGCTCAGACGGGTACCGGCAAAACGGCAGCCTTCGTATTGCCACTACTGATGAAGGTGAAATACGCGCAGGGCGAGCATCCGCGGGCGCTGATTCTGGCACCCACGCGCGAACTGGTGATGCAGATCGCGAAAGCAGCTACGGAACTAAGTAGCCATACCGATATTCGTATCGTGGCGCTGTACGGGGGTATTGGTCCCAAGTCTCAGATCGAGGCCGTGCGGCAGGGCGTGGATATTCTGGTCAGTACCCCACAGCGGTTTCTGGATATTTACCTGAAAGGGGAGATTACGTTGAAGCAGATCCAGACGATGGTACTCGACGAGGCCGACAAAATGCTGGACATGGGCTTTATGCCACAGATCCGGCGGATTCTGGAAGTGATTCCGCGCAAGCGGCAGAACTTGCTTTTCTCGGCTACCTTTCAGGAAAAAGTGGAAAAATTCTCGCACGAATTTCTGGAATTCCCGATGCGCGTAGAAGTGACACCACAGGCTACCACCGCCGAAATGGTGACGCAGTCGCTGTATGAGGTACCTAACTTCTTGACCAAAATCCATTTATTAGAATGGCTGTTGACCAAGTCCGAAGAACTGAACCGCGTGTTGATTTTTACGCGCAGCAAGGAGAACGCCGACAATGTGTATAAATTCCTGCTGCGGAAGGTAGTCGGAGAAGAAGATATCCGGGTGATTCATGCCAACAAGGGACAAAATACCCGCATCAACGCCATGGAAGCCTTCAAAGAAGGTAGTGTGCGCGTGCTGGTGGCCACGGATGTGGCTTCGCGCGGTATCGATGTGACGGAAGTAAGCCATGTGATCAATTTCGACGTGCCGCTTATTTACGAAGATTACGTCCATCGCATCGGGCGCACCGGCCGGGCCAATCATACCGGGGAGGCGATCACCTTTCTGACGCCGCCCGACGAGTACCATATCAAAAACATCGAAGGGTTGATCCGGCAGGAAATCCCCCGCAAGCGCTTGCCTGAGGGACTGGACGTGGTGTCGACACCTTTTGTCGAGAACCAGGACCATCTGCGTGAGATCGACCAGCAGCGCCGCCACGAAGATCCTACGTTTCAGGGTGCATTTCATGAAAAGAAGAAACCGCCCCGCACTTTTTCGCCGCCCAAACGCGATGCACGTAAGAAAAATCCCGCCAAACGCCGTACCCGTCGTTAG
- a CDS encoding TonB-dependent receptor plug domain-containing protein, with protein MHTAAFAQRDSIVLAPVTVVGFAPERFMAGLKIQRIDSATLQQFRFQNISDLLAFHTPLAFKNYGPSQLNTVSFRGTSAQHTAVLWNGLNINQPNLGQTDFSTLPVAGFDRLSVQYGSSASVVGTDAVGGSILLESSSLQPVGLKVLLGRRQGSFGNQQTQAGASYGTHIKETLRLSGKTLYYDGRMNNRYPYAQRQGYFVEPANAEQRGLVQDLTLAGRKGRQLSAHLWFTDNKSTIAPENPDARQLTRTQSRRAMLQYQTNTWTWRTAWTRDLIDFGGGDYQTMEHTGTDRFLTRLEKELEFPLGTSGARLNLRVGGEVAHYRTQVDGYTEPIITENRADLFVLSRWQIIPRWLVSATVRQAFVTRFSPPLTPSLGTEYRLIDQSAYKLTAKGSLGRSYRVPTLNERYWKTLGNPDIRPESGFNKEVGLETTWQPTKEQQIIASLTAYHNRVDDWTYWNPDRNYRVENLQLVIARGLEALMQWQATQAPWKTGATLGYALNRSSQERVYNAYATDEVGKQLVYVPLHQGTLSTYVQRGSSRLTAQVRGVTRSFYTFDNSRYLPGYVLANLLAESTWQRGHWQANVQAQVNNIFDILYLNVKRNAMPGRSFSLNLLLIYNSESK; from the coding sequence TTGCACACCGCGGCCTTTGCGCAGCGGGACAGTATCGTGCTGGCTCCCGTAACCGTTGTGGGTTTCGCCCCCGAGCGTTTCATGGCGGGCCTGAAAATCCAGCGCATCGATTCGGCCACGCTCCAGCAATTCCGCTTCCAGAACATCAGCGATCTACTGGCTTTCCATACGCCTTTGGCCTTCAAGAACTACGGGCCCAGCCAGCTCAACACCGTTTCGTTCCGGGGTACCTCAGCCCAGCATACGGCCGTGCTATGGAATGGCCTGAATATCAATCAACCCAATCTGGGACAAACTGATTTTTCGACCCTACCCGTGGCGGGCTTCGATCGTTTATCGGTACAGTACGGCTCCTCAGCCAGTGTGGTCGGCACCGATGCCGTGGGTGGAAGCATTCTGCTGGAAAGCAGCAGCCTACAACCCGTAGGCCTGAAAGTACTTTTGGGCAGACGGCAGGGTAGCTTCGGTAATCAACAGACGCAAGCTGGGGCCAGCTACGGCACCCACATCAAGGAAACGCTACGCTTGTCGGGCAAAACGCTATACTACGACGGGCGCATGAACAACCGCTACCCGTACGCTCAGCGGCAGGGGTACTTTGTAGAGCCCGCCAACGCCGAGCAGCGGGGGCTCGTGCAGGATTTGACACTGGCGGGTAGAAAAGGCAGACAATTGTCGGCGCATCTGTGGTTCACCGACAATAAAAGTACCATCGCTCCCGAAAATCCCGATGCCCGGCAGCTCACCCGCACCCAATCCCGGCGCGCGATGCTTCAGTATCAAACCAACACCTGGACCTGGCGTACCGCCTGGACCCGCGACCTGATTGACTTTGGGGGAGGAGACTATCAAACTATGGAACATACGGGCACCGACCGCTTTTTGACCCGGCTGGAAAAGGAATTGGAGTTTCCATTGGGCACCTCCGGAGCCAGACTAAACCTGCGCGTGGGCGGCGAAGTAGCCCACTACCGCACGCAGGTGGATGGCTACACAGAGCCTATCATCACCGAAAACCGGGCAGACTTATTTGTGTTGAGCCGCTGGCAGATCATACCGCGCTGGCTGGTGTCCGCTACGGTCCGGCAGGCCTTCGTGACCCGCTTCAGCCCTCCTCTTACCCCTTCGCTGGGCACCGAATACCGCCTGATTGACCAATCGGCTTACAAACTTACCGCCAAAGGCTCCCTGGGTCGGAGCTACCGGGTACCTACCCTCAACGAACGCTATTGGAAAACGTTGGGCAATCCCGACATTCGTCCCGAAAGCGGATTCAATAAAGAAGTGGGTCTGGAAACTACGTGGCAGCCTACAAAAGAACAGCAAATCATTGCTTCGCTGACGGCCTACCACAACCGAGTGGACGACTGGACTTACTGGAATCCCGACCGCAACTACCGGGTCGAAAACCTGCAGCTGGTGATAGCTCGTGGCCTGGAAGCTCTAATGCAGTGGCAGGCTACCCAGGCGCCCTGGAAAACCGGCGCTACCCTGGGGTACGCCCTCAATCGCTCCTCGCAGGAACGGGTCTACAATGCCTATGCCACCGATGAGGTGGGGAAGCAATTGGTGTACGTACCCCTACACCAGGGTACCCTTAGCACGTATGTCCAACGCGGATCAAGCCGCCTGACAGCTCAGGTACGTGGCGTAACCCGGAGTTTTTATACTTTTGATAATTCAAGGTACTTACCCGGCTATGTACTGGCCAACCTACTGGCCGAAAGCACCTGGCAGCGGGGTCATTGGCAGGCGAATGTACAGGCTCAGGTGAACAATATCTTTGACATTTTATACTTAAATGTGAAGCGGAACGCCATGCCGGGCCGCAGTTTTTCGTTGAATCTTTTACTTATCTATAATTCTGAATCAAAATGA